Proteins from a single region of Echeneis naucrates chromosome 2, fEcheNa1.1, whole genome shotgun sequence:
- the LOC115057095 gene encoding NACHT, LRR and PYD domains-containing protein 1b allele 5-like codes for MDVSEGAKLDKSPQIFTPELKTESTKVSYRFRCPGPGMFQCSLTGLVFVVDQEAELLYSTVQWDESLLQSAGKMAAGPLFNIHCPEDAVCELHLPHCEAEDALPSEGLLSVVHVTDDGMSFLKPLEITHTHVIVKVSHLSAFGLVWLGEMLQRLFNNKKLICAQVLLFLRPPDRGIQILDVFLLPSNLPLSEVSEQQKADHITLPSACKLIVDQRYSVLSASEEFEIQPESAEFYLNYGPNFFPTFMVFLTPNTETLTVMVKDEDGTEVWKCKVLLPSPKRETGQSSLPADDNFQAEERLHAVRAEFIQRVSDTVLNQLLDKLLERGVFSDEEMKSARTKSTADKARDVIDSVRRKGREASSFLIAALCQLDPCVSRELSLR; via the exons ATGGATGTGTCAGAGGGTGCAAAGCTGGacaag TCTCCACAGATCTTCAcacctgaactgaaaactgaatctaCCAAAGTGTCATACAG gttcaggtgtCCTGGTCCAGGTATGTTCCAGTGTTCTTTAACTGGattggtgtttgttgttgatcaggAGGCGGAGCTCCTCTACAGCACTGTCCAGTGGGATGAAAGCCTCCTCCAATCAGCTggcaagatggctgctgggccGCTGTTCAATATCCACTGTCCTGAGGACGCTGTCTGTGAGCTCCACCTCCCACACTGTGAGGCAGAAGATG CTCTGCCCTCTGAAGGTCTGCTGTCTGTCGTCCACGTCACCGATGATGGAATGAGCTTCCTCAAACCTCTGgagatcacacacactcatgtgattgtcaaagtctctcatctctctgcctttggcCTCGTCTGGTTGGGAGAGATGCTACAGAGGTTATTCAACAACAAGAAACTTATTTGTGCCCAAGTTCTCCTGTTCCTCCGACCTCCGGACAGAGGCATTCAAATACTGGATGTGTTTCTCCTGCCAAGCAACCTCCCTTTGTCTGAG GTTTCTGAACAACAAAAGGCTGATCACATCACGCTCCCTTCTGCCTGCAAACTGATAGTTGACCAAAGATACAGTGTcctctctgcttcagaggaATTTGAAATACAGCCTGAG TCTGCTGAGTTTTACTTAAATTATGGGCCAAATTTCTTTCCTACATTTATGGTTTTCCTGactccaaacacagagacactgactgtGATGGTCAAAGATGAAGACGGAACAGAAGTGTGGAAATGCAAAGTCCTTCTGCCAA GTCCAAAAAGGGAAACTGGTCAAAGCAGCCTCCCAGCTGACGACAACTTCCAAGCAGAAGAAAGGCTGCATGCTGTTCGGGCAGAATTCATTCAGAGAGTGTCTGACACTGTTCTCAACCAGCTTCTGGATAAACTGCTTGAGCGTGGTGTTttcagtgatgaagaaatgaagtcGGCCAGAACAAAATCCACAGCAGATAAAGCCAGAGATGTGATCGACTcagtgagaagaaagggaagagaagccagctcatttctgattgctgctctctgtcagctggatccatgtgtttccagagagctctcattaagatga